The Longimicrobiales bacterium genome has a segment encoding these proteins:
- a CDS encoding uracil-DNA glycosylase, which translates to MSEKRPPLEEAARLLRQRVEVGSDSIYLDGLTRAEALKLAAAARRARRRPGASPPPRTAPAATASEGVGGLPMLPPNYEEVRGQALACTRCRLSDSRTQVVFSDGSPTARLMVVGEAPGANEDQTGVPFVGAAGKFLDMLLSTVDLSREDSVYIANVLKCRPPGNRNPMPDEIEACSPFLKKQIELVQPEALLAVGTFSAQLLTGQEKTPLGKIRGEVHSYEGVPLVVTYHPAALLRNPKWTRSFWDDLQMLRTVMDGSRSA; encoded by the coding sequence GGCGGCTCGCCTCCTTCGACAGCGCGTTGAGGTGGGCTCCGACTCGATCTACTTGGATGGACTGACGCGAGCTGAAGCCTTGAAGCTCGCTGCCGCGGCGCGGCGCGCTAGGAGGCGCCCGGGTGCGTCGCCACCGCCCCGAACGGCTCCTGCCGCCACTGCGAGTGAAGGCGTAGGAGGGCTTCCGATGCTCCCGCCCAACTATGAGGAAGTGAGGGGGCAGGCTCTGGCCTGCACCCGCTGCAGGCTCTCCGACAGCCGTACTCAGGTGGTCTTTTCGGACGGCTCTCCGACAGCCCGTCTCATGGTGGTGGGGGAAGCCCCCGGAGCGAACGAGGACCAGACCGGGGTTCCCTTCGTGGGCGCAGCCGGAAAATTCCTCGACATGCTTCTCTCGACCGTCGATCTGTCGCGAGAGGACTCGGTGTATATCGCCAACGTTCTCAAGTGTCGTCCTCCTGGGAATCGGAATCCGATGCCTGACGAGATCGAGGCGTGTTCACCGTTCTTGAAAAAGCAGATCGAACTGGTGCAGCCGGAAGCGTTGCTCGCGGTCGGGACTTTTTCAGCTCAGCTCCTGACGGGGCAAGAGAAGACCCCTCTCGGCAAGATCCGTGGAGAGGTTCACAGCTACGAAGGGGTCCCGTTGGTGGTCACGTATCACCCCGCTGCGCTTCTCCGGAATCCCAAGTGGACGCGGTCCTTTTGGGACGATTTGCAGATGCTTCGCACTGTCATGGACGGCTCCCGCAGCGCTTAA
- the dnaB gene encoding replicative DNA helicase — protein sequence MEASPNLGPAPFDRTPPFSMEAETAVLGGMLIDRDAVTRALEFLNEGMFYREANRRLYRAMLRLFERGDVIDVITVSEELKKTGEMEASGGFDYLGALVDAVPTAANLEYHAKIVRDKALLRRLVEHSTQIIRDVYDQGERGVDEILDMAEAKIFQVAESHKRDGFVWIKEILWRTFEHIEKLQESGSGITGVPSGFADLDRMTTGLQKGDLVIVAARPSMGKTSWVMNVAANAAISHTIPVAIFSLEMSSEQLVQRLLCAEGRIDAQRLRRGRLSQEEHQRLAAAAGHLNTAPIWIDDQPGCNVLEIRAKARRLQSELRADNKELGMIVIDYMQLMSGTGQSESRVQEVSQISRGLKALAREIDVPVVALSQLSRGPEQRTDKRPMLSDLRESGSIEQDADIVMFLFRPEYYAPAEQREELEGKSELIISKQRNGPTGVVELFFQKAYTRFDSVSRDSSSGPEGGNDGPSFGP from the coding sequence ATGGAAGCCTCGCCCAACCTCGGCCCCGCGCCCTTCGACCGTACTCCTCCGTTTTCAATGGAGGCAGAAACGGCCGTGCTCGGCGGTATGCTCATCGATCGCGATGCCGTAACGCGTGCTCTTGAGTTTCTGAATGAGGGCATGTTTTACCGTGAAGCGAATCGTCGTCTGTACAGGGCGATGCTCCGACTCTTCGAGCGTGGTGACGTCATCGACGTCATTACGGTCTCCGAGGAACTCAAGAAGACCGGAGAGATGGAGGCCTCTGGAGGGTTCGACTATCTCGGTGCCCTCGTCGACGCAGTGCCGACTGCCGCGAATCTCGAGTACCACGCCAAGATCGTCAGAGACAAGGCACTCCTTCGTCGCCTTGTTGAGCACTCGACCCAGATCATTCGGGACGTGTACGACCAGGGCGAACGGGGCGTCGACGAGATCCTCGACATGGCGGAGGCGAAGATCTTCCAAGTCGCCGAGAGTCATAAGCGGGACGGCTTCGTCTGGATCAAGGAGATTCTCTGGCGGACTTTCGAGCACATCGAGAAGCTCCAAGAGTCGGGCTCGGGCATCACCGGCGTACCCAGCGGTTTCGCCGACCTAGACCGCATGACGACTGGCCTCCAAAAGGGAGATCTGGTCATCGTTGCCGCGCGTCCCTCTATGGGAAAGACGTCCTGGGTTATGAACGTCGCGGCCAACGCCGCCATCTCACACACCATCCCTGTCGCGATTTTCTCGCTCGAAATGTCGTCTGAGCAGCTCGTTCAACGACTGCTGTGTGCTGAAGGTCGGATCGACGCCCAGAGACTTCGGCGAGGTCGTCTGTCTCAAGAGGAGCACCAGCGTCTCGCGGCGGCTGCGGGGCACCTCAACACGGCCCCTATTTGGATCGACGATCAGCCCGGTTGTAACGTGCTCGAAATCCGGGCGAAAGCGCGAAGGCTCCAGTCCGAGCTCCGTGCGGATAACAAAGAGCTGGGCATGATCGTGATCGACTATATGCAGCTGATGTCGGGAACGGGCCAATCAGAGAGTCGTGTCCAGGAGGTGTCTCAGATCTCCCGCGGACTAAAAGCGCTTGCGCGTGAAATCGATGTTCCGGTAGTGGCGCTGTCTCAGTTGAGTCGTGGTCCGGAGCAGCGCACGGACAAGCGGCCGATGCTCTCTGACCTTCGTGAGTCCGGTTCGATCGAGCAGGATGCCGATATCGTCATGTTCTTGTTCCGCCCCGAGTACTACGCTCCAGCGGAGCAACGAGAAGAACTTGAGGGGAAATCGGAGTTGATCATCAGCAAGCAGCGTAACGGACCGACGGGAGTGGTCGAACTCTTCTTCCAGAAGGCATACACTCGGTTCGATTCGGTCTCTCGAGACTCGTCGAGCGGGCCCGAAGGAGGAAACGACGGCCCGAGCTTCGGCCCGTGA
- the ispD gene encoding 2-C-methyl-D-erythritol 4-phosphate cytidylyltransferase → MTPVESLKVGVAIPGAGRGERMGGVRKPFLEINGEPVLVHALRPFLADPRVVAIVVAVAHDDAQSPPKWLTEIDPRVRVVAGGASRTESVSLAIGALPADLDVIAVHDAARPLVRSKVVSQCLDVAGTGVGAVAGYPAVDTIKSVGQDGFISDTPDRSVLWHAQTPQAFPAGVLRKAYAARFSGTDDSSLVERIGGSVRMIDGGADNLKVTRPVDIGIAEAVLSARAARG, encoded by the coding sequence GTGACGCCGGTTGAATCCCTCAAGGTCGGCGTCGCGATTCCGGGTGCCGGCCGTGGTGAACGCATGGGTGGTGTTCGTAAGCCGTTTCTCGAGATCAACGGCGAGCCGGTGCTCGTGCACGCCCTCCGGCCGTTCCTGGCCGACCCAAGGGTCGTGGCGATCGTGGTTGCAGTGGCTCACGACGATGCCCAGTCGCCGCCGAAATGGCTCACCGAGATCGATCCACGTGTCCGGGTTGTGGCTGGTGGAGCGAGTCGCACCGAATCCGTCTCGTTGGCGATTGGGGCCCTCCCGGCCGATCTCGATGTGATCGCGGTGCATGACGCGGCGCGTCCCTTGGTGCGGTCCAAAGTTGTATCACAATGTCTCGACGTTGCTGGGACCGGAGTGGGGGCGGTGGCCGGATACCCAGCCGTGGACACGATCAAGAGTGTTGGCCAGGACGGGTTCATCTCTGACACGCCGGACCGCTCCGTGCTGTGGCATGCCCAGACCCCGCAGGCTTTTCCCGCAGGGGTGTTACGGAAGGCTTATGCGGCTCGATTCAGCGGAACGGATGATTCGTCGCTCGTTGAGCGAATTGGCGGATCCGTGCGGATGATCGACGGAGGTGCCGACAATCTCAAAGTCACGCGTCCAGTCGATATCGGGATCGCCGAGGCGGTTTTGTCGGCTCGTGCGGCTCGTGGCTGA
- a CDS encoding L-threonylcarbamoyladenylate synthase: MAEALRRIDLRVDPDADLSAVGEHLKRGGVVAYPTETVYGLGSLPSEQGIRNLRDLKGRTDEKPFILLVESAEAVQELDWTEEARELASVFWPGAVTLVLSDPQGFFSEGAHGTGSSVAVRRSPQAAVARLIAEVGGPITSTSANIGGSTPARSGSEVMELLRRCGRTDVIVLDAGTLPESAPSTIIDCTTHPPTVLREGSVPVGRLRCAIPEIHE; encoded by the coding sequence GTGGCTGAGGCCTTACGACGGATCGACCTCCGTGTCGATCCTGACGCTGATCTGTCCGCTGTAGGCGAGCACCTGAAGCGGGGAGGTGTTGTCGCTTATCCCACGGAGACGGTGTACGGCCTTGGCTCACTTCCGTCGGAGCAGGGCATTCGGAACCTGCGAGATCTCAAGGGCCGGACGGACGAAAAACCCTTTATCTTGCTGGTGGAGTCCGCCGAGGCTGTTCAAGAACTCGATTGGACGGAGGAGGCACGGGAACTCGCCAGTGTGTTCTGGCCTGGCGCCGTCACGCTCGTCTTGAGTGATCCCCAAGGATTTTTCTCAGAGGGAGCGCACGGGACGGGTTCTTCGGTAGCAGTGCGGAGGAGCCCTCAGGCCGCTGTCGCTAGGCTGATTGCCGAGGTGGGTGGCCCGATTACTTCGACGAGCGCCAATATCGGCGGGAGCACGCCAGCCCGCTCAGGTAGCGAAGTGATGGAGCTTCTGAGGCGTTGTGGTCGGACCGATGTCATCGTCCTGGACGCAGGCACTCTTCCCGAATCGGCTCCATCGACCATCATTGATTGCACCACCCATCCCCCGACTGTGTTACGCGAGGGGTCCGTCCCGGTGGGTCGTCTTCGTTGTGCGATTCCGGAGATCCATGAGTAA
- a CDS encoding low molecular weight protein arginine phosphatase, producing MSNTADKMEALRLLFVCTGNTCRSPMAEAIAKRAATSRGWTDVEVRSAGVAAYTGDIASGGAVRAAKKNGVDISGHQATPLTHEVAAWADLVLVMSSGHLMRVAQLGAGEHASLLTAFAAGADGVAGSGTVPDPIGGSDDEYLFTFSFLEELIERVFERIEPVVVE from the coding sequence ATGAGTAACACCGCTGACAAAATGGAGGCCCTGCGCCTCCTCTTCGTGTGCACCGGGAATACCTGTCGGAGTCCCATGGCGGAGGCGATTGCAAAGCGGGCCGCTACGTCTCGAGGATGGACGGACGTGGAGGTCCGGTCTGCTGGTGTGGCCGCCTATACTGGAGACATCGCATCCGGTGGTGCGGTCCGGGCTGCCAAAAAGAACGGCGTCGATATCAGCGGACATCAGGCGACCCCACTCACGCATGAAGTCGCAGCTTGGGCTGACCTTGTCCTCGTGATGTCTTCCGGTCACCTGATGCGCGTCGCGCAGCTCGGAGCAGGTGAGCATGCGTCTCTACTGACCGCGTTCGCGGCAGGAGCCGACGGTGTTGCGGGGAGCGGGACAGTACCGGACCCGATCGGCGGTAGCGACGACGAATACCTCTTTACCTTCTCGTTTCTTGAAGAACTCATTGAGCGCGTATTCGAGCGCATCGAGCCAGTGGTGGTTGAATGA
- the aroE gene encoding shikimate dehydrogenase, with product MSVSASTRVLTLLGDPVGHSKSPIIQNAAFAEAGMDGVYVAVRCAADDLTGLMKGLSRAGGGGNITLPHKEKAAAVVDIASPAVRRTGACNTFWGGEDGRVHGDNTDVDGFREALKVFVEGSPTGIRALLLGAGGAARAALMGLLEEGADEVLIYNRTSDRARAVARRIGGQKARVVPLIEKLRGESFDLVVNATRLGLAAGDASPMDFGPLLRVGGAMDLVYGQKKTPFVRAAEEHGIRAVDGAEMLVQQGAASFERWWGSDAPLSVMREAMERSRLE from the coding sequence ATGAGCGTATCAGCGTCGACTCGAGTCCTCACCCTACTGGGTGATCCTGTGGGGCATTCCAAGTCTCCCATTATCCAGAACGCAGCGTTCGCGGAAGCCGGAATGGACGGCGTCTACGTCGCTGTTCGCTGTGCGGCCGACGACCTGACTGGGTTGATGAAGGGTCTGTCGCGCGCAGGGGGTGGGGGCAATATCACCTTGCCACACAAGGAAAAGGCTGCAGCTGTTGTAGATATCGCGAGCCCAGCGGTACGGCGGACTGGTGCCTGCAACACGTTCTGGGGCGGGGAAGATGGTCGGGTCCATGGTGACAACACCGATGTCGACGGGTTTCGTGAAGCGCTGAAGGTCTTTGTCGAAGGATCTCCGACGGGAATCCGTGCGTTGTTGCTCGGAGCGGGTGGCGCCGCTCGTGCCGCCCTCATGGGATTGCTGGAGGAGGGGGCGGATGAGGTCCTGATCTACAATCGGACTTCGGACCGCGCGCGCGCGGTCGCTCGGAGAATCGGTGGCCAAAAGGCGCGCGTGGTACCACTTATCGAGAAGTTGCGTGGCGAGAGTTTCGACCTCGTTGTGAACGCTACCCGGCTTGGGTTGGCTGCCGGAGACGCCTCGCCTATGGACTTCGGACCGCTCTTGAGGGTGGGCGGTGCTATGGATCTCGTGTATGGGCAGAAAAAGACACCCTTCGTCCGTGCTGCAGAGGAGCATGGAATCCGCGCCGTCGATGGGGCTGAGATGCTGGTCCAGCAGGGGGCCGCCTCATTCGAACGGTGGTGGGGCAGTGATGCTCCCCTGAGCGTCATGCGCGAAGCTATGGAGCGGAGTCGCTTGGAGTGA
- a CDS encoding phosphoribosyltransferase family protein, giving the protein MHSLKYEGWAELAPTMGDALARVSLPEIAAPTVVTPMPTTSARARTRGYNQAGLLAGQVAQLKRLPLVEALQRSSAARSQTSLHPSERHANVRGAFSVHPPEREAVQGAHVLLVDDVLTTGATASAAASELTAAGARAVTTLAFARALPAGLHSSR; this is encoded by the coding sequence GTGCACTCTCTCAAGTATGAGGGATGGGCGGAACTCGCGCCGACTATGGGAGACGCTCTCGCGCGAGTGTCCCTTCCAGAAATCGCTGCGCCCACTGTTGTGACGCCAATGCCGACCACTTCAGCGCGGGCCCGAACGAGAGGGTACAACCAAGCTGGACTGTTAGCCGGGCAGGTAGCGCAGCTCAAGCGATTGCCACTCGTTGAAGCGTTGCAGCGCTCGAGCGCTGCACGGTCGCAGACTTCGCTGCATCCGTCGGAGCGCCACGCGAACGTCCGGGGGGCCTTCAGTGTGCATCCCCCGGAACGCGAAGCCGTCCAGGGCGCCCATGTGCTGCTTGTCGATGACGTGCTCACGACCGGTGCCACGGCGAGTGCCGCTGCGTCCGAACTCACCGCTGCAGGCGCACGCGCAGTGACGACTCTCGCGTTCGCCCGGGCACTACCGGCGGGGCTCCACTCCTCGCGGTAG
- the gap gene encoding type I glyceraldehyde-3-phosphate dehydrogenase has protein sequence MAIRVAINGFGRIGRNVLRSAKQSGRTDVDVVAVNDLTNAKTLAHLLKYDSVHGSYPGTVELSDGGMVVDGDEIKVLSERDPATLPWAELGVDIVIEATGFFSDRDGAAKHLEAGAKKVIISAPGKNEDVTIVLGVNQDVYDAENHHVISNASCTTNCLAPVVKVLSEVFGFRHGLMTTIHAYTNDQSILDLPHSDLRRARAAGMSMIPTTTGAAKATGLVLPEVAGRIDGMSIRVPTPDVSLVDLVAEVEKDTTIEEVNAAMVAAADGPLKGILAVSHEPLVSIDYTGDPHSSTVDALSTSVMNGRMVKILSWYDNEWGYSNRVVDLVKYIGDRLPGAADA, from the coding sequence ATGGCAATCCGGGTAGCTATCAACGGGTTCGGCAGGATCGGCCGGAACGTTCTTCGCAGTGCCAAGCAGTCTGGTCGTACCGACGTCGATGTCGTCGCTGTCAACGATCTCACGAATGCCAAGACACTGGCCCATCTCCTGAAGTACGATTCCGTGCATGGGTCCTACCCAGGGACGGTCGAACTCTCGGACGGTGGGATGGTGGTCGACGGGGACGAGATCAAGGTCCTCAGCGAGCGGGATCCGGCCACATTGCCCTGGGCCGAGCTCGGCGTCGACATTGTCATTGAAGCGACGGGCTTCTTCAGTGACCGCGATGGCGCTGCGAAACACCTGGAAGCGGGAGCGAAGAAGGTCATCATCTCCGCTCCGGGGAAAAACGAGGATGTCACCATCGTGCTCGGCGTGAACCAAGACGTGTACGACGCGGAGAACCACCATGTGATCTCGAACGCGAGTTGCACGACGAACTGTCTCGCTCCCGTGGTCAAAGTCCTAAGTGAGGTGTTTGGCTTCCGGCATGGCTTGATGACCACCATCCACGCGTATACGAACGATCAGAGCATCCTGGATCTGCCGCACTCTGACCTTCGGCGCGCGCGCGCGGCCGGCATGTCCATGATTCCGACGACGACCGGAGCAGCAAAGGCGACGGGTCTCGTTCTCCCTGAGGTCGCCGGCCGTATCGATGGGATGTCCATCCGCGTCCCGACGCCGGACGTCTCGCTGGTGGACCTGGTCGCAGAGGTCGAGAAGGACACCACAATTGAGGAGGTCAATGCAGCCATGGTGGCCGCTGCGGACGGACCGCTGAAGGGGATCCTCGCTGTATCTCACGAGCCCCTCGTCTCCATCGACTACACGGGCGATCCGCACAGCTCCACAGTCGACGCGCTTTCGACGTCTGTGATGAACGGTCGCATGGTGAAGATCCTCTCGTGGTACGACAACGAATGGGGTTATTCGAATCGTGTCGTGGACCTCGTGAAGTACATCGGAGACCGCCTTCCTGGAGCGGCTGACGCCTAG
- a CDS encoding sigma-70 family RNA polymerase sigma factor: MSDPGIRTAPAGSPGKFPQDVSEWFREHQTAVFRYVRFRVATREAPDDVTSSVFKKALPSFDRYNEERASPRTWLLRIARSAVTDHLRALKRRGSLHVSLDRIPDLVPNVPSAEERVIRQERIQRLLNGSQELRSGMDAATRLKSGSDTSRGRREGVP, encoded by the coding sequence GTGTCCGACCCAGGGATCCGCACCGCGCCGGCGGGCTCGCCCGGGAAGTTCCCTCAGGATGTTTCGGAGTGGTTTCGCGAGCACCAAACTGCGGTCTTCCGGTATGTACGATTCCGCGTAGCCACGCGTGAGGCCCCTGACGACGTAACGTCCTCGGTTTTCAAGAAGGCGTTGCCGTCGTTCGACCGGTATAACGAAGAGCGAGCTTCACCGAGGACGTGGCTCCTCAGGATCGCTCGAAGCGCGGTCACCGATCACCTACGGGCGCTCAAGCGTCGCGGCTCGTTGCACGTTTCACTGGACCGGATCCCGGATTTGGTCCCGAACGTGCCCTCTGCGGAGGAACGGGTGATCAGGCAGGAGAGGATCCAACGGCTACTCAATGGAAGTCAGGAACTCCGTTCGGGGATGGATGCAGCGACTCGGCTGAAGTCTGGGTCCGATACGTCTCGCGGGAGAAGAGAAGGGGTTCCGTGA
- a CDS encoding phosphoglycerate kinase, which yields MKTTITDLDPAALSGRNVLVRSDLNVPMESGAIADDQRIQASLPTLQLLRDAGARIVVLSHLGRPKGVPNPEFSLAVVSERLSELLKTPVHFVSDPIGEGGESIVDELRAGEVALLENTRFFPGDTANEAELATRWAGLGDLFVNDAFGAAHRAHASTAGLASKVRARGGIAVAGLLMAKELRFLGEALRNPERPFVAILGGAKISGKIDVVSALLPKVDHLLIGGAMANTFFRALGHDTGGSLVEPDRIDMARELIERAGEKLVLPVDAVVTDRIEKGAATRVVTLDAVADGDIIIDVGPETVALFTGLIGSAQTVVWNGPMGVFEIPAFARGTIQVAKALADVCDRGAIGITGGGDSAAAAEEAGVAHRLTHVSTGGGASLELLAGRALPGVESLNDKDDVEWP from the coding sequence ATGAAGACGACAATCACCGACCTCGACCCTGCTGCACTGTCAGGGCGCAACGTGCTCGTCCGCTCGGATCTCAACGTCCCCATGGAGTCCGGGGCGATCGCGGACGATCAGCGTATCCAAGCCTCGCTCCCCACGCTCCAGCTGCTTCGTGACGCGGGAGCCAGGATCGTGGTGTTGTCCCACTTGGGAAGGCCCAAGGGAGTCCCGAACCCGGAGTTCTCGCTTGCAGTTGTCTCGGAGCGGTTGTCGGAGCTGCTCAAAACACCGGTTCACTTCGTGTCTGATCCGATCGGCGAGGGCGGGGAATCGATTGTGGACGAGCTCAGAGCTGGAGAGGTCGCTCTGCTTGAGAACACCCGCTTCTTCCCGGGTGACACGGCGAATGAGGCAGAGTTGGCCACCAGATGGGCAGGACTAGGCGACCTCTTCGTGAATGATGCGTTCGGTGCCGCGCATCGTGCTCACGCCTCGACCGCCGGACTCGCCAGCAAGGTTCGGGCGAGGGGCGGTATCGCCGTCGCGGGGTTACTGATGGCCAAGGAACTCCGCTTCCTCGGGGAGGCTCTCAGGAATCCGGAGCGGCCGTTCGTGGCCATTCTCGGAGGCGCAAAGATCTCAGGTAAAATCGACGTTGTGTCGGCGCTTCTGCCGAAGGTCGATCATCTTCTGATCGGTGGCGCGATGGCCAACACGTTCTTTCGAGCGCTTGGGCACGATACCGGTGGGTCGCTGGTCGAGCCGGACCGCATCGACATGGCACGGGAACTCATTGAGCGAGCCGGAGAGAAGTTGGTGCTGCCGGTAGATGCGGTGGTTACAGATCGAATCGAAAAGGGTGCCGCGACTCGAGTCGTTACCTTGGACGCCGTCGCGGACGGTGACATCATCATTGATGTTGGTCCGGAGACCGTAGCGTTGTTCACGGGACTCATTGGGAGTGCGCAGACGGTCGTCTGGAACGGCCCAATGGGGGTCTTCGAGATCCCAGCCTTCGCGCGGGGCACGATCCAGGTAGCGAAGGCCTTGGCAGACGTGTGCGACCGGGGTGCGATAGGTATCACTGGAGGAGGGGACTCTGCCGCCGCTGCGGAAGAAGCAGGAGTGGCCCATCGTCTCACCCACGTTTCGACCGGCGGTGGTGCGTCTTTGGAGTTGTTGGCTGGGCGCGCGCTGCCGGGCGTAGAATCGCTGAATGACAAGGACGATGTCGAATGGCCGTAA
- the tpiA gene encoding triose-phosphate isomerase: MAVIAGNWKMHMTPRETEAFFTALDLTEVVAHNEFIIFPPVASLAVAAACGARDPRIQLGIQNMHWEEQGAFTGETSGQIAVEAGASFALIGHSERRHVFGETDAQVALKVVAARRDGLIPVICVGETLEERRAGRVDEVILRQLAAAVQALKGGEGRFLVAYEPVWAIGTGETATPEDAAAAHATLRAELESTIGIAAALRTPLLYGGSVNAANAADLLAAAEVDGVLVGGASLDAMSFTGIAAAGAG, from the coding sequence ATGGCCGTAATCGCTGGAAATTGGAAAATGCACATGACGCCGCGGGAGACCGAGGCTTTCTTTACCGCCCTCGACTTGACCGAGGTCGTGGCCCACAACGAATTCATCATCTTCCCGCCGGTGGCCTCCTTGGCTGTTGCCGCAGCGTGCGGGGCCCGCGACCCGAGGATCCAACTGGGCATCCAGAACATGCACTGGGAGGAACAGGGCGCGTTTACGGGGGAGACATCGGGACAGATCGCGGTTGAGGCCGGCGCGAGCTTCGCACTCATCGGCCATTCCGAGCGGAGACACGTGTTCGGTGAGACCGACGCTCAGGTCGCGCTTAAGGTGGTTGCCGCGAGGCGCGATGGATTGATTCCGGTCATCTGCGTAGGAGAGACGCTTGAAGAGCGCAGAGCCGGGCGGGTAGATGAGGTGATTCTGCGGCAGCTAGCTGCCGCAGTGCAGGCGCTCAAGGGAGGTGAAGGGCGCTTTCTGGTCGCGTATGAGCCCGTGTGGGCGATCGGTACTGGCGAAACGGCGACCCCGGAAGACGCCGCAGCGGCTCATGCGACACTGCGGGCGGAACTGGAAAGCACCATTGGCATCGCTGCGGCTCTGCGCACTCCGCTGCTCTACGGAGGCTCTGTTAACGCCGCCAATGCTGCAGATCTGTTGGCGGCCGCTGAGGTCGATGGGGTTCTCGTCGGGGGTGCCAGCTTGGATGCCATGTCGTTCACGGGAATCGCTGCTGCGGGCGCTGGATAA
- the secG gene encoding preprotein translocase subunit SecG, producing MTGKFSQMYGFLLAALVLDGIFMTVVILLQSGKGGGLAAVGGGGGGAGMTEGVLGGRQAATVLTRSTWIAGTIFMVLALVLSIMSSRAQAPTSVIQVTAPASAPAPVLPGLGDQPVGDPAATDPGNAGN from the coding sequence TTGACGGGAAAATTCAGTCAGATGTACGGATTCTTGCTCGCCGCCCTCGTTCTGGACGGCATCTTCATGACGGTCGTGATCCTGCTCCAGTCGGGTAAAGGCGGAGGCCTCGCAGCTGTAGGCGGTGGTGGTGGTGGTGCCGGGATGACCGAGGGTGTCCTCGGTGGTCGCCAGGCTGCCACGGTGCTTACGCGTTCCACCTGGATCGCGGGGACGATCTTTATGGTGCTCGCACTCGTGCTGTCGATCATGTCGTCTCGCGCCCAGGCGCCGACGTCTGTCATTCAGGTGACAGCTCCTGCATCCGCTCCGGCTCCTGTCCTTCCCGGACTCGGTGACCAGCCTGTGGGTGATCCAGCCGCTACAGATCCCGGAAACGCCGGCAACTAA
- a CDS encoding thiamine pyrophosphate-dependent dehydrogenase E1 component subunit alpha, with amino-acid sequence MSESFPVGLDRNGLLALYRALRLTRAAEERLEILQKQGHVTGGLYRSLGQEAGSVGAAYALSRRDDGTGDFLAQTVRAAGALFLFGGELVDFFRQYMARATSPTKGREANVHWVDYAKGFVGPVSPLGTMLEVMAGITLSFKLRGEQRVGMVFYGDGASSTGAWHEGLNFAAVQRCPLILMVEANQFAFSSPTSTNTRVESFVEKAPGYGIGAESVDGTDVIAVYEAVSRSAERARAGEGTQMVELRYFRRLGHAQHDSQEYVDPALISEWAKKDPIDCFQARILENGWAAADELDAIRVEVEAACQAAAEQAIGEPLPEGPDAVDDVYTDVVTPHPWTRSASSDSRLA; translated from the coding sequence GTGTCTGAATCCTTCCCCGTCGGGCTCGACCGAAATGGTCTGCTCGCTCTGTATCGCGCCCTAAGACTCACGCGCGCCGCAGAAGAACGCCTTGAAATCCTGCAGAAGCAGGGCCACGTGACTGGCGGACTTTACCGTTCGCTTGGTCAGGAAGCCGGATCTGTTGGTGCGGCATACGCCCTGTCGCGACGGGACGACGGGACAGGCGACTTTCTAGCGCAAACAGTTCGAGCCGCCGGTGCGCTCTTCCTGTTCGGTGGTGAACTCGTTGATTTTTTCCGGCAATACATGGCACGCGCCACGAGCCCGACCAAGGGGCGCGAGGCGAACGTACACTGGGTCGACTATGCGAAGGGCTTCGTGGGCCCCGTGTCTCCCCTCGGCACGATGCTCGAGGTCATGGCCGGAATCACGCTCTCGTTCAAGCTACGGGGGGAACAACGCGTCGGAATGGTCTTCTACGGCGACGGTGCTTCCTCAACCGGGGCCTGGCATGAGGGATTGAACTTCGCAGCGGTTCAGCGGTGTCCTCTGATTCTCATGGTCGAGGCGAACCAGTTTGCGTTCTCCTCTCCAACCTCGACGAACACCCGGGTTGAGAGCTTCGTCGAAAAGGCTCCTGGGTACGGAATCGGGGCCGAATCAGTCGACGGGACCGATGTCATCGCAGTGTATGAAGCTGTCTCTCGGTCCGCCGAGCGCGCGCGAGCCGGAGAGGGCACGCAGATGGTGGAACTCCGGTACTTCCGTCGCTTGGGGCACGCGCAGCACGATAGCCAAGAGTATGTGGACCCGGCTTTGATTTCTGAGTGGGCGAAGAAGGACCCGATCGATTGCTTCCAGGCACGCATACTCGAGAACGGTTGGGCTGCCGCAGACGAGCTCGACGCGATTCGCGTCGAGGTTGAAGCGGCCTGTCAGGCAGCAGCTGAGCAGGCGATCGGCGAGCCCCTTCCGGAAGGACCCGACGCCGTCGATGATGTCTATACGGATGTTGTGACCCCACACCCCTGGACTCGGAGCGCGAGCTCCGACTCCAGGCTCGCTTGA